The following coding sequences lie in one Motilibacter peucedani genomic window:
- the rpsS gene encoding 30S ribosomal protein S19, producing the protein MPRSLKKGPFVDDHLMKKVDVQNDKGTKTVIRTWSRRSMIVPAMIGHTIAVHDGRKHVPVFVTDSMVGHKLGEFAPTRTFRGHVKDDRRSRRG; encoded by the coding sequence ATGCCGCGCAGCTTGAAGAAGGGTCCTTTCGTCGACGACCACCTCATGAAGAAGGTGGACGTGCAGAACGACAAGGGCACCAAGACAGTCATCCGTACCTGGTCCCGGCGCTCGATGATCGTGCCGGCCATGATCGGCCACACGATCGCGGTCCACGACGGCCGCAAGCACGTGCCCGTCTTCGTGACGGACTCGATGGTGGGCCACAAGCTCGGCGAGTTCGCCCCGACGCGCACCTTCCGCGGTCACGTCAAGGACGACCGGAGGTCGCGTCGTGGCTGA
- the rplC gene encoding 50S ribosomal protein L3 yields MAAQVRNVRGILGEKLGMTQVWDDAGKLVPVTVVQAGPCVVTQVRTPATDGYSAVQLGWGAIDPRKVVKPLAGHFEKAGVTPRRHLVEVRTEDAGDYALGQEVTAEVFEAGTKVDVVGRSKGKGFAGVMKRHGFKGLGAGHGVQRKHRSPGSIGACATPGRVFKGVRMAGRMGAVRTTTQGLTVHAVDADKGLVLIKGAVPGPRGSLVLVRTASKTPLKGAGK; encoded by the coding sequence ATGGCTGCACAGGTACGCAACGTCCGAGGCATCCTCGGCGAGAAGCTCGGCATGACCCAGGTCTGGGACGACGCCGGCAAGCTCGTCCCCGTCACCGTCGTCCAGGCCGGTCCGTGCGTCGTGACCCAGGTCCGCACGCCCGCCACCGACGGCTACTCCGCCGTCCAGCTCGGCTGGGGCGCGATCGACCCGCGCAAGGTCGTCAAGCCCCTCGCCGGCCACTTCGAGAAGGCCGGGGTCACGCCCCGCCGCCACCTCGTCGAGGTCCGCACCGAGGACGCCGGCGACTACGCGCTCGGCCAGGAGGTCACCGCTGAGGTGTTCGAGGCCGGCACGAAGGTCGACGTCGTCGGCCGGAGCAAGGGCAAGGGCTTCGCCGGTGTCATGAAGCGCCACGGCTTCAAGGGCCTGGGCGCCGGCCACGGCGTGCAGCGCAAGCACCGCTCGCCCGGCTCCATCGGCGCCTGCGCGACCCCCGGTCGCGTGTTCAAGGGCGTGCGCATGGCCGGTCGCATGGGCGCCGTGCGCACCACGACCCAGGGCCTGACGGTCCACGCGGTCGACGCCGACAAGGGCCTCGTGCTCATCAAGGGCGCCGTCCCCGGCCCGCGCGGCAGCCTCGTGCTGGTCCGCACGGCCTCCAAGACTCCGCTGAAGGGGGCTGGCAAGTGA
- the rplB gene encoding 50S ribosomal protein L2: MGIRKYKPTTPGRRGSSVADFAEITRSEPEKSLVVPLPKKGGRNNTGRITTRHQGGGHKRAYRIIDWRRDDKDGVPAKVAHIEYDPNRTARIALLHYVDGTKRYIVAPNRLKQGDAIENGPAADIKPGNNLPLRNIPVGTVVHCIELRPGQGAKIARSAGTSVQLVAKEGAYALLRMPSGETRNVDARCRATIGEVGNAEQSSINWGKAGRNRWKGIRPSVRGVAMNPVDHPHGGGEGKTSGGRHPVNPNGKPEGRTRRASKPSDRLIIRRRKTGKKR, encoded by the coding sequence ATGGGCATCCGCAAGTACAAGCCGACGACGCCGGGACGGCGTGGCTCGAGCGTTGCCGACTTCGCCGAGATCACGCGCAGTGAGCCGGAGAAGTCGCTGGTCGTCCCCCTTCCGAAGAAGGGCGGCCGCAACAACACCGGCCGCATCACCACGCGCCACCAGGGCGGTGGGCACAAGCGCGCCTACCGCATCATCGACTGGCGCCGCGACGACAAGGACGGCGTGCCGGCCAAGGTCGCTCACATCGAGTACGACCCCAACCGCACCGCGCGCATCGCGCTGCTGCACTACGTCGACGGCACCAAGCGCTACATCGTGGCGCCGAACCGCCTGAAGCAGGGCGACGCGATCGAGAACGGCCCCGCCGCCGACATCAAGCCCGGCAACAACCTGCCGCTGCGCAACATCCCGGTCGGCACCGTGGTGCACTGCATCGAGCTGCGGCCGGGGCAGGGCGCGAAGATCGCCCGCTCCGCAGGCACCAGCGTGCAGCTGGTCGCCAAGGAGGGCGCCTACGCGCTGCTGCGCATGCCCTCGGGCGAGACGCGCAACGTCGACGCCCGCTGCCGCGCCACGATCGGCGAGGTCGGCAACGCCGAGCAGTCCTCGATCAACTGGGGCAAGGCCGGCCGCAACCGCTGGAAGGGCATCCGCCCCAGCGTCCGCGGTGTCGCCATGAACCCCGTCGACCACCCGCACGGTGGTGGTGAGGGCAAGACCAGCGGTGGTCGCCACCCGGTCAACCCGAACGGGAAGCCGGAGGGCCGGACCCGCCGGGCCTCCAAGCCCAGTGACCGTCTCATCATCCGCCGTCGCAAGACCGGCAAGAAGCGCTAG
- the rplD gene encoding 50S ribosomal protein L4 — MSTVDVLTPAGEKAGTVELPAEVFEVQVNVALMHQVVVAQLAAARQGTHDTKTRGEVRGGGRKPFRQKGTGRARQGSTRAPQYVGGGVVHGPTPRDYSQRTPKKMKAAALRGALSDRARHGRVHVLTALVEGDAPSTKAALATLTTISSRRHLLVVLNRGDEVGLRSVKNLEQVHWIYFDQLNTYDVLVSDDVVFTRGALDAFLAERVGASAVARESELAETTEGSEQ; from the coding sequence GTGAGCACCGTCGACGTCCTCACCCCGGCCGGCGAGAAGGCCGGCACCGTCGAGCTGCCTGCAGAGGTGTTCGAGGTCCAGGTCAACGTCGCGCTGATGCACCAGGTCGTCGTGGCCCAGCTGGCCGCCGCGCGCCAGGGCACCCACGACACCAAGACCCGCGGCGAGGTGCGCGGCGGTGGCCGCAAGCCGTTCCGCCAGAAGGGCACCGGCCGCGCCCGCCAGGGCTCGACGCGCGCCCCGCAGTACGTCGGCGGTGGCGTCGTGCACGGCCCGACCCCCCGCGACTACTCGCAGCGGACGCCCAAGAAGATGAAGGCCGCCGCGCTGCGCGGTGCGCTCTCCGACCGGGCGCGCCACGGCCGGGTCCACGTGCTGACCGCTCTGGTCGAGGGCGACGCGCCGTCGACGAAGGCCGCGCTCGCGACGCTGACCACGATCAGCTCGCGCCGCCACCTGCTCGTCGTGCTCAACCGCGGCGACGAGGTCGGCCTGCGCTCGGTCAAGAACCTCGAGCAGGTCCACTGGATCTACTTCGACCAGCTCAACACCTACGACGTGCTCGTCTCGGACGACGTCGTCTTCACCCGCGGCGCGCTCGACGCGTTCCTCGCCGAGCGCGTGGGTGCGAGCGCGGTCGCCCGCGAGAGCGAACTGGCAGAGACCACCGAGGGGAGCGAGCAGTGA
- the rplW gene encoding 50S ribosomal protein L23, producing the protein MLARGPRDVLLAPLVSEKSYGLLDLNQYTFLVRPDSNKTEIKTAVEKVFGVRVTSVNTMNREGKRKRTRFGTGQRVSTKRAVVTLADGDRIDIFGGPVS; encoded by the coding sequence CTGCTGGCGCGCGGTCCGCGCGACGTCCTGCTGGCACCGCTGGTGAGCGAGAAGAGCTACGGCCTGCTCGACCTCAACCAGTACACCTTCCTGGTGCGGCCGGACTCCAACAAGACCGAGATCAAGACCGCTGTCGAGAAGGTGTTCGGGGTGCGGGTGACCTCGGTCAACACGATGAATCGAGAGGGCAAGCGCAAGCGGACCCGTTTCGGGACCGGGCAGCGCGTGTCCACGAAGCGAGCGGTCGTGACCCTCGCAGACGGTGACCGCATCGACATCTTCGGCGGGCCGGTCTCCTGA